GTGGTCTTCCCGGTTCCCGGGGTCCCGGTGACGGCGACTCTCACGTGTCGGACACCTCCGCTTCCGGGTCCGGATCCATCGCGGGTTCGCCGTCGGGGTCCGCGTCGCTGTCGGGTTCGGACTCGAGATCGAGGTCCGCGAGCACGTCGTTGAGCGTCTCGACCGCGCGCTCGGTCTCCTCGTCGGTGCCGCAGGTGATGCGGATGCAGGCCGGGAGGCCGAAACTCGAGCAGTCGCGGACGATGACGCCCCGCCGCTGCATCTCCTCGGCGACCGCGCTGGCGTCGCCGACGTCGACGAGCACGAAGTTCCCCTCGCTCTCCCAGACGTGCGCGTCGATCGCGTCGCGCATGTGCTCGCGTGATTCGCGGGCCGTCTCGGCGGTTCTCTCGACGTGTTCCTCGTCGTCGATCGCCGCGAGGCCGGCCCGGCAGGCGAGTTCGCTGGCCGCGAAGGGGGTGTTCACCCGAGCGTAGGCCGCGCCCCACTCCGCGGGGACGACGGCGTAGCCGAGGCGGACGCCGGCCAGCCCGTAGGCCTTCGAGAACGTCCGCAGGACGGCGATATCGTCGCGAGCGTCGTAGCCGTCCCGACCCTCGATCAGGGCGACGGCGCTGTCGCGGTCGGCGAACTCGCCGTAGGCCTCGTCGACGACGATCAGCGTCTCGTCGTCGGTCTCGTCGGCGAGTCGCTCGATTTCGGCCAGCGGCATCGTCGACCCCGTCGGATTGTGCGGGCTGGTGAC
This portion of the Haloterrigena gelatinilytica genome encodes:
- the hisC gene encoding histidinol-phosphate transaminase, with amino-acid sequence MQPRDLSDHVAYEAGRGIEEVARELGRDPSEFVKLASNENPHGPSPAAAVALRDAASSVSSYPKAAHADLTAAVADRWNVGDEQVWLANGGDGAIDYLHRATLEPGDTVCVPTPGFAYYGMSARYHHGEVREYAIEREDDFAQTAETVLDSYDGDRVVWVTSPHNPTGSTMPLAEIERLADETDDETLIVVDEAYGEFADRDSAVALIEGRDGYDARDDIAVLRTFSKAYGLAGVRLGYAVVPAEWGAAYARVNTPFAASELACRAGLAAIDDEEHVERTAETARESREHMRDAIDAHVWESEGNFVLVDVGDASAVAEEMQRRGVIVRDCSSFGLPACIRITCGTDEETERAVETLNDVLADLDLESEPDSDADPDGEPAMDPDPEAEVSDT